One region of Bacillus pumilus genomic DNA includes:
- the opuAB gene encoding glycine/proline betaine ABC transporter permease subunit OpuAB: MSDLPRIPFADYIDQFVDWLTLTFGGFFDGITNGLAGTVNGIVAVLGVIPSIILTLIFAGIAWWISTRGIALFTLIGFLLIDYLGYWHPMLQTLALVLTAVVISIVIGVPIGIWASQKETVRKIVTPILDLMQTMPAFVYLLPAIFFFNIGVVPGVVASVIFSMPPTIRMTILGIKQVPADLIEATEAFGSTTFQRLFKVQLPLATKTILAGINQSIMLALSMVVIAAMVGAPGLGSEVYSAVTQLKTGIGFEAGIAIVIVAITLDRITQNIKTKKTRGNA, from the coding sequence ATGAGTGATTTACCTAGAATTCCGTTCGCGGATTACATCGATCAATTTGTTGACTGGTTAACATTAACGTTTGGCGGTTTCTTTGATGGCATCACAAATGGATTAGCAGGTACAGTAAATGGAATTGTGGCAGTACTTGGTGTGATTCCATCCATTATTTTAACCCTTATTTTTGCCGGCATTGCTTGGTGGATCAGTACAAGAGGAATTGCTCTTTTCACACTTATTGGATTCTTGCTGATTGACTATTTAGGCTACTGGCATCCAATGCTTCAAACCCTTGCGCTCGTTTTGACAGCTGTGGTCATTTCCATCGTAATCGGGGTTCCGATCGGTATTTGGGCATCACAGAAGGAAACTGTGCGTAAAATTGTGACACCGATTTTAGATTTAATGCAGACAATGCCTGCATTCGTTTATCTATTACCAGCCATCTTCTTCTTTAACATTGGCGTTGTGCCTGGAGTTGTGGCGTCGGTTATTTTCTCTATGCCGCCAACGATTCGTATGACGATTCTCGGTATTAAACAAGTACCAGCTGATTTAATTGAAGCAACAGAAGCATTTGGTTCAACGACATTCCAGCGTTTGTTCAAAGTTCAGCTTCCACTTGCAACAAAAACCATCCTAGCTGGTATTAACCAAAGTATCATGCTTGCTCTATCAATGGTCGTCATTGCGGCAATGGTAGGTGCACCAGGACTTGGTTCAGAAGTATATAGTGCGGTAACGCAGCTGAAAACAGGAATTGGATTTGAAGCAGGTATTGCCATTGTCATTGTGGCGATTACACTTGACCGTATTACACAAAACATTAAAACGAAAAAAACCAGGGGGAATGCTTAA
- a CDS encoding glycine betaine ABC transporter substrate-binding protein: protein MWKKSLYIGMTALLVFLLAACGAKSDSNASAAQQVNKTIIGIDPGSGIMALTDQAKKDYGLEDWTVVSASSAAMTATLKKSYDRKKPIIITGWNPHWMFSRYDLKYLEDPKKSYGEAEEIHTISRKGFAKDQPDAAKMLGQFKWSQDDMGEVMMDIQDGINPKDAAVKYVKKHKDQVAKWTKGVKKSNGDKVNLAYVAWDSEIASTNVAAEVLRELGFKVTLTQVEAGPMWTAIATGSADASLSAWLPNTHKTYAAKFKGKYDDLGTSMKGLRMGLVVPTYMKNVNSIEDLKK, encoded by the coding sequence ATGTGGAAAAAGTCTCTCTACATTGGGATGACCGCCCTGCTTGTCTTTTTACTAGCCGCTTGTGGCGCAAAGTCGGACTCAAATGCGAGTGCAGCACAGCAGGTGAATAAAACCATTATCGGTATTGATCCTGGTTCAGGGATTATGGCGCTAACGGATCAAGCGAAAAAGGATTACGGCTTAGAGGATTGGACGGTTGTGTCTGCATCAAGTGCAGCCATGACTGCAACGCTCAAGAAATCTTACGACCGTAAAAAGCCAATCATCATCACTGGCTGGAATCCACACTGGATGTTTTCTCGATATGATTTAAAATATTTAGAGGACCCAAAGAAATCTTACGGTGAAGCGGAAGAGATTCATACGATTTCACGTAAAGGGTTTGCAAAGGATCAGCCGGATGCAGCCAAAATGCTTGGTCAGTTTAAATGGTCTCAAGATGACATGGGCGAAGTCATGATGGATATCCAAGATGGTATCAATCCAAAGGATGCCGCCGTTAAATATGTGAAGAAACATAAAGACCAAGTAGCGAAATGGACAAAAGGCGTGAAAAAGTCGAATGGTGACAAAGTCAATCTTGCCTACGTTGCGTGGGATAGTGAGATTGCAAGTACCAATGTTGCTGCAGAAGTACTGCGTGAGCTCGGATTTAAAGTGACCTTGACTCAGGTGGAAGCAGGTCCAATGTGGACAGCAATTGCAACTGGAAGTGCGGATGCCTCGTTATCTGCTTGGCTGCCAAATACGCATAAAACGTATGCAGCGAAATTTAAAGGGAAATATGATGATCTAGGCACAAGTATGAAAGGTCTTCGCATGGGTCTAGTTGTTCCGACATATATGAAGAACGTCAACTCGATTGAGGATTTGAAAAAATAG
- a CDS encoding alpha/beta fold hydrolase, translated as MKKQSAQKAAAFFLYIRKVDELSMMVKPIMIFLHGGGVSSWMWQEQIKTFKEAYECYTPDLIGHGTRADEQSFSMRESALEVISWIKQHAHGHKVILVGFSLGAQVAVEVLSKEPDIVDIAVINSALVMPLPWLYLMVRPLLPLTYPLLKKDWFIELQAEKMGLPNDVLNHYVADSKNLQKKTLLTMFQENLHYKLPDTFQQAKARILVTVGEKEKGIMKRSAKKITNSHPQAAGVVVPAIGHTFTFEKKELFMDMVQCFIEERALPVELKEIK; from the coding sequence ATGAAAAAGCAGTCTGCTCAAAAAGCGGCTGCTTTTTTCTTATATATAAGGAAGGTGGACGAGTTGTCGATGATGGTTAAGCCAATCATGATTTTCCTGCATGGCGGAGGAGTAAGTAGCTGGATGTGGCAGGAGCAGATAAAAACATTCAAAGAAGCGTATGAATGCTATACGCCTGATCTCATTGGTCACGGGACTAGAGCAGATGAACAGTCCTTTTCCATGCGAGAAAGTGCTCTTGAAGTCATCTCATGGATCAAGCAGCATGCGCACGGACATAAAGTAATACTCGTTGGCTTCTCTCTAGGTGCACAGGTTGCCGTTGAGGTGTTATCAAAAGAGCCTGACATCGTAGACATAGCCGTCATCAATAGCGCTCTTGTAATGCCGCTGCCATGGCTTTACTTGATGGTGAGACCTCTTTTACCTCTTACGTATCCATTATTAAAGAAAGATTGGTTTATCGAGCTCCAAGCTGAAAAAATGGGGCTTCCAAACGATGTACTCAATCACTATGTGGCGGATTCGAAGAATTTGCAGAAGAAAACCCTTCTGACGATGTTTCAAGAAAATCTCCATTACAAGCTCCCAGACACGTTTCAACAAGCGAAGGCACGAATTCTTGTCACAGTGGGGGAAAAGGAAAAAGGCATCATGAAACGGTCAGCAAAGAAAATAACGAATTCACATCCGCAGGCAGCAGGTGTCGTCGTTCCCGCTATTGGACATACATTTACGTTTGAGAAGAAAGAACTGTTTATGGATATGGTTCAATGCTTTATAGAGGAACGCGCATTACCAGTGGAATTAAAGGAAATCAAGTAA
- a CDS encoding SDR family NAD(P)-dependent oxidoreductase: MSKNYIIFGASQGLGDAFVKGLPSSGDTVWIVSRSEPSSLKLDDGVHRIWLKIDLSSQSHIPYMIEALGDKTIDVLIYNVGLWEKRGFEDDYSFDHDQPEDIAHLINVNVTSTITYIQALLPNVRKSKNGKIIVVGSTAGLDHTNLPQVSFVASKFGLRGIVNALREHVRKDKISVTCINPGELAAEVPYEDGAEKAIALYDETRIPVQDIVELARCVIHLSRVSCVKEINVPAMTDLNA; this comes from the coding sequence ATGAGTAAAAACTATATCATATTCGGTGCAAGTCAAGGATTAGGGGATGCTTTTGTTAAAGGTCTTCCTTCAAGCGGAGATACAGTTTGGATTGTGTCTCGAAGTGAACCGAGCAGTTTGAAATTAGATGACGGTGTACATAGAATTTGGCTGAAAATTGATTTATCAAGCCAATCTCATATCCCATACATGATCGAAGCATTGGGGGACAAAACCATTGATGTCCTGATCTATAACGTCGGCTTATGGGAAAAACGAGGCTTTGAAGATGATTATTCATTTGATCACGATCAGCCAGAGGATATCGCTCATTTAATCAATGTGAACGTCACGTCTACGATTACATACATCCAAGCACTGCTTCCAAACGTCAGAAAATCGAAGAATGGAAAAATCATTGTGGTTGGTTCAACGGCGGGACTTGATCATACAAACCTACCGCAAGTTTCTTTTGTTGCATCTAAATTTGGCCTGCGCGGAATTGTGAATGCACTAAGAGAGCATGTGAGAAAAGATAAAATATCTGTCACCTGTATTAATCCAGGAGAGCTGGCGGCAGAGGTACCATATGAAGATGGTGCCGAAAAAGCCATCGCTCTATATGATGAAACGAGAATTCCTGTACAGGATATAGTAGAGCTTGCGAGATGTGTGATTCATTTATCAAGGGTATCCTGTGTAAAAGAAATCAACGTCCCAGCCATGACAGATTTGAATGCGTAA
- a CDS encoding M20 peptidase aminoacylase family protein, with protein sequence MTTLTNDMQQTMKDIFDHLHAHPEISWEETNTTAYLEDLLKKMGCQTRTFDDCTGVIGEMGEGSPVVAVRADIDALWQEVDGEFQANHSCGHDAHMTMALGTFMALKEKELPNGTIRFIFQPAEEKGGGALKMIEKGVLADVDYLYGVHVRPIQETLNGRCAPAILHGSSNHYIGTIIGEEAHGARPHLGVNVIEVASTLVQRLAHIHVDPRVAHSVKMTNLHAGGGSSNIIPGKASFTLDVRAQTNEVMDELEKEIERAVHAVADAFGASITLSTDHRLPAATLNEEAVQMMSQAIEKVLGKEQLDPPLVTTGGEDFHFYAAKLPHIKSTMLGLGCDLKPGLHHPYMTFDRSAIFTGIEILTEAVYQTLQQHSS encoded by the coding sequence ATGACAACTTTGACAAACGACATGCAGCAAACAATGAAAGACATCTTTGATCACCTTCACGCCCACCCTGAAATCAGCTGGGAAGAAACGAATACGACGGCTTATCTTGAGGACTTATTAAAGAAAATGGGCTGTCAAACTCGAACATTTGACGACTGTACAGGAGTGATCGGTGAAATGGGAGAAGGTTCACCAGTGGTCGCTGTGAGAGCCGATATTGATGCACTTTGGCAGGAAGTAGATGGTGAGTTTCAAGCCAATCATTCATGTGGTCACGATGCACACATGACAATGGCTCTCGGCACCTTCATGGCATTAAAAGAAAAGGAGCTCCCAAACGGCACCATCCGGTTCATTTTTCAGCCTGCTGAGGAAAAAGGCGGCGGTGCGCTGAAAATGATTGAAAAAGGTGTGCTAGCAGACGTTGATTACTTATACGGAGTACATGTGCGCCCAATTCAAGAAACATTAAACGGACGCTGCGCACCTGCGATCTTGCATGGATCGAGTAATCATTACATCGGCACAATTATTGGTGAGGAAGCCCACGGTGCACGCCCGCATCTAGGGGTCAACGTCATTGAAGTGGCTTCTACCCTCGTTCAAAGACTCGCGCATATTCATGTCGACCCAAGAGTTGCACATTCTGTGAAAATGACCAACCTACATGCTGGCGGAGGCAGTTCAAACATCATCCCTGGCAAAGCTTCTTTTACATTAGATGTCAGAGCACAAACAAATGAAGTGATGGATGAACTAGAAAAAGAAATTGAAAGAGCCGTACATGCTGTAGCGGATGCCTTTGGTGCTTCCATTACCCTTTCAACAGATCATCGTCTGCCTGCCGCCACCTTAAATGAGGAAGCCGTTCAGATGATGTCTCAAGCCATTGAAAAGGTTTTAGGCAAAGAGCAGCTCGATCCTCCGCTTGTAACGACAGGTGGAGAGGATTTTCACTTTTATGCAGCAAAGCTTCCGCATATCAAATCGACGATGCTTGGTTTAGGCTGTGATCTAAAGCCCGGTCTACATCATCCATATATGACATTCGACCGCTCTGCTATTTTTACCGGCATTGAGATTTTGACTGAAGCTGTTTATCAAACCCTTCAGCAGCATTCATCATAA